A genome region from Cryptomeria japonica unplaced genomic scaffold, Sugi_1.0 HiC_scaffold_12, whole genome shotgun sequence includes the following:
- the LOC131860461 gene encoding BURP domain-containing protein 5-like yields MGGSEAWIKLATLLREMEDCEMEKYGWVEEDGIEACWRIYVIGLDIDMEAKKEEGGMETMSTDATSAIDWSVAAIRAAHLQGERVSWTPSMAYWHEKLPTTPMPEALKELISANDEKVEVNVGKGGVKVNVGMPPRKVGTQKQAKGVGRCVAGINYAAITQMPRDISLCMLLLEKDLVGGTKVPLTFLHESIPNSHQKYFLPRAVADEIPFSSDKLSVALKELNIAPDSITALAMKETLQDCESPAMKGETKFCPTSLEAMIDFTTSKLGSNRLTVLATNFSKTSKSVRQEYTITGVKYESKEDKAVYYCHSSQYPYAVYLCHDLQGTRTARVWVKGEDGSTVEAAAICHTKTSSWNPDNMVFQVLNVKPGAASICHLARQGDVLWLTAD; encoded by the exons ATGGGGGGAAGTGAGGCCTGGATAAAATTAGCGACATTGTTGAGAGAAATGGAGGATTGTGAAATGGAGAAATATGGTTGGGTAGAAGAAGAcggcatagaagcatgttggagaatttATGTTATCGGATTGGATATTGACATGGAAGCCAagaaggaagaaggtgggatggagactatGAGCACGGATGCCACGAGTGCTATTGATTGG TCAGTAGCAGCTATCCGAGCGGCGCATTTGCAGGGTGAAAGGGTCTCTTGGACTCCGAGTATGGCGTACTGGCACGAGAAGCTGCCCACAACACCCATGCCAGAAGCTCTGAAGGAACTCATCTCAGCCAACGATGAGAAAGTGGAGGTGAACGTGGGCAAGGGAGGAGTGAAGGTGAACGTGGGGATGCCTCCGAGAAAAGTTGGGACGCAAAAACAGGCAAAAGGAGTTGGGAGGTGCGTCGCGGGCATCAATTACGCTGCAATTACGCAAATGCCAAGGGACATATCGCTGTGCATGCTTCTGCTGGAGAAAGATTTGGTAGGCGGAACCAAAGTGCCTCTCACCTTTCTGCACGAAAGCATTCCCAATTCTCATCAGAAGTATTTTCTTCCACGCGCCGTTGCAGACGAAATCCCTTTCTCCTCCGACAAGCTTTCCGTAGCGTTGAAGGAGCTCAACATAGCGCCAGATTCCATCACGGCCCTGGCTATGAAGGAGACTTTACAAGATTGTGAAAGTCCTGCTATGAAGGGCGAAACCAAATTCTGCCCAACATCGTTGGAGGCCATGATTGATTTCACCACGTCGAAGCTGGGAAGCAATCGCTTGACTGTGCTGGCGACGAATTTTTCAAAGACGTCAAAATCTGTAAGGCAGGAGTATACCATTACGGGAGTGAAATACGAGAGCAAAGAAGACAAGGCAGTGTATTACTGCCACAGTTCACAATATCCATATGCGGTGTATCTCTGCCACGATCTGCAAGGTACGAGGACCGCAAGAGTTTGGGTGAAGGGCGAAGATGGCAGCACGGTGGAGGCGGCAGCCATCTGTCACACGAAAACCAGTTCCTGGAATCCTGACAACATGGTATTCCAGGTGTTGAACGTGAAGCCTGGTGCCGCTTCTATCTGTCATCTCGCTCGCCAAGGGGACGTTTTGTGGCTCACCGCTGACTGA